In the genome of bacterium, the window ATTTATCGACCCACATAGCGAGAAGGATCAACCGTCTGGCCATTTTTGCAAATTTCAAAGTGAACGTGAGGTCCGGTAGAAATTCCCGTATCTCCCAGGAGGGCAATAGTTTGATACTGTTTTACATATTCTCCGACTTTAACCACATTCTGCTTATTGTGAGCATAGGTGGTAGTATAGCCATTAGGATGTCTGAGAATAACGGTGCGGCCATATCCTCCCTTCCACCCTGAGAAGATAACCTTACCTGGGGCTGCCGCCCGGATCCTGGAGCCATAAGGAGCCACCAGATCAATCCCGGCATGAAACATAACCCGATTGTAAATAGGATGTCTTCGGTAGCCAAAACCGGATGAAACCCAACCTTTCACTGGCTTTATAAATCTTTGGGAAGGACTGTAAGAAACGAACCGGATTCTTTGCTCATAAGACAACTTAGCCTTAGGAAGAAAAATTGTCTGTCCCGGCTTGATTTGGTTGGAAGTGAGGT includes:
- a CDS encoding peptidoglycan DD-metalloendopeptidase family protein — encoded protein: MPFLGLGNEIKERKPLTNIADLADKDLLVTNAVQVTQTVVPPPLSLKLNQTASPKEAVSKIEPQAVPQIKAKKKLSDRAEVKISRHIVRKGENLWSLSRRYGVNVDSIIGSNNLRSKSLRPGQKLEIPNQRGIIYRVKRGQSLWDIARVYQTPLKEITQCNNLTSNQIKPGQTIFLPKAKLSYEQRIRFVSYSPSQRFIKPVKGWVSSGFGYRRHPIYNRVMFHAGIDLVAPYGSRIRAAAPGKVIFSGWKGGYGRTVILRHPNGYTTTYAHNKQNVVKVGEYVKQYQTIALLGDTGISTGPHVHFEICKNGQTVDPSRYVGR